The Petrocella atlantisensis genome has a window encoding:
- a CDS encoding putative bifunctional diguanylate cyclase/phosphodiesterase has product MKEKGCSLTMLILVLMTMGHTSYGATEVTNGPKANVLVSIMVLTVLLIIILKMHLDIKKLKATKLELSDQNNILKYMATHDPITHLYNRGTMVEHTQKHLLIQENKVSYLYDIAITNLRLINDTYSHDIGNEVLKAVAKRLREAFDGYSETLGMDQMTFLALESNTNCKEDAITRAYSIIERLSVPIEVDYMEIDVLISVGIAMAPDHSMDAKQLIKKANMALVESLNRGYKTVYYYEDTLYIDVIKRITMEKQLRRAIKLNEMVLYYQPKINLKTMKVDGCEALIRWHHPDGHIIYPNDFIPLAEDIGFIDDIGKWVVKESICQVKRWQEQGHSIRVSLNVSGKEFDDEFIEHIHQNIQNQGVDPSLLEVEITETAALKDLCHSRHLVQTLHDFGIRVSLDDFGTGYSSMTYIKQLKASKLKIDKSFIDDLDNMEQRVVIESMILLGKKLDYYINIEGVETRNQLIILKDLGVDEVQGWLFSKAILPEAFIDYVKDFDENGLSL; this is encoded by the coding sequence ATGAAAGAAAAGGGATGTTCTCTAACGATGTTAATACTTGTACTTATGACCATGGGTCATACATCCTACGGTGCAACAGAAGTGACCAATGGGCCGAAGGCAAATGTGTTGGTTTCTATAATGGTGCTTACTGTTCTGCTAATAATTATTCTTAAAATGCACTTGGATATAAAAAAACTAAAGGCAACTAAGTTGGAACTTAGTGATCAAAATAATATCTTAAAATATATGGCAACACATGATCCTATAACGCATTTATACAACCGGGGTACGATGGTTGAGCATACTCAAAAACATTTGTTAATACAAGAAAATAAAGTCAGTTATTTGTATGATATAGCCATAACGAATCTTAGATTAATCAATGACACCTATAGCCATGACATTGGTAATGAGGTGTTAAAAGCAGTTGCCAAAAGGCTTAGAGAAGCATTTGATGGGTATTCAGAAACCTTGGGTATGGATCAAATGACTTTTTTGGCTCTAGAAAGCAACACAAATTGCAAGGAAGATGCCATAACACGCGCTTATAGTATAATTGAACGTTTGTCCGTACCGATTGAAGTGGATTATATGGAAATTGATGTGCTAATCAGTGTGGGTATAGCCATGGCACCGGATCATTCAATGGATGCGAAACAACTTATAAAAAAAGCCAATATGGCCTTGGTAGAATCTTTGAACCGTGGATATAAAACGGTATACTATTATGAAGATACACTGTATATTGATGTTATTAAGCGTATTACGATGGAAAAGCAATTGAGAAGGGCGATTAAGTTAAATGAGATGGTGCTGTATTATCAACCTAAAATCAACTTAAAGACCATGAAGGTTGATGGATGTGAAGCTTTGATAAGGTGGCATCATCCTGATGGACATATTATATATCCTAATGATTTCATACCTCTTGCAGAAGATATTGGTTTTATTGATGATATCGGAAAATGGGTGGTAAAAGAATCGATTTGTCAGGTAAAGAGATGGCAAGAACAAGGGCATAGTATTAGAGTGTCTTTAAATGTCTCAGGAAAAGAGTTTGATGATGAATTCATAGAACACATACATCAAAATATTCAAAATCAAGGTGTAGATCCTTCCTTGTTAGAAGTGGAGATTACAGAAACTGCTGCGCTTAAAGATCTTTGCCATAGTCGGCATTTGGTACAAACCCTTCATGATTTTGGAATCAGGGTTTCTTTGGATGACTTTGGCACAGGTTATTCATCGATGACCTATATTAAACAGCTTAAAGCATCAAAACTTAAGATTGATAAGTCTTTTATCGATGACCTGGATAATATGGAGCAACGCGTTGTCATTGAGTCCATGATTTTACTAGGAAAGAAATTAGATTATTACATTAATATAGAAGGTGTCGAAACTAGAAATCAATTAATCATATTAAAAGACTTAGGTGTGGATGAAGTACAGGGTTGGCTTTTTAGCAAAGCTATTTTACCGGAAGCCTTCATTGACTATGTGAAAGACTTTGATGAAAATGGTTTATCGTTGTAA
- the amrB gene encoding AmmeMemoRadiSam system protein B: protein MKLFNRFFMWMLLLVIVGTLEKSAPITYKAPEVVAYDIDARVFIDKKQINIRDFDDEEPLKGGLVPHHNVAHQMISDFYEILEKDVDLIILIGPNHSGKGPRYQTVGSSYMTHFGRVIPSPLFGELMNNDNIMKADEVMLRGEHSIGIHMNFIKAFYEDTPVLTLLVHETGGIHGVDRLVKNIKDFIGDKNVVVIGSVDFSHDLSLENANQKDRITKEIIRNKSYKRLFTLNNDHIDSPTTAYLTIMLLREMGYEHQDLLSESNAALILNRPSMKATTSYLVYGYKKSEEIQ from the coding sequence TTGAAATTATTCAATAGATTTTTTATGTGGATGCTCCTGCTTGTCATTGTAGGTACGTTAGAAAAAAGCGCACCTATAACCTATAAGGCGCCTGAAGTTGTTGCTTATGATATAGATGCACGAGTGTTTATTGATAAAAAACAGATAAATATAAGGGACTTTGATGATGAGGAACCTCTTAAGGGTGGACTCGTACCGCATCATAATGTAGCCCATCAGATGATTAGTGATTTCTATGAAATACTAGAGAAAGATGTTGACTTAATCATACTTATTGGGCCTAATCATAGCGGCAAAGGTCCAAGGTATCAAACCGTTGGTTCATCCTATATGACCCATTTTGGTCGGGTTATACCATCACCTTTGTTTGGAGAGTTAATGAATAATGATAATATTATGAAGGCAGATGAGGTGATGCTTAGAGGTGAACACAGCATCGGCATCCATATGAACTTTATAAAAGCTTTTTATGAAGATACGCCGGTTTTGACCCTGTTGGTTCACGAAACCGGAGGTATTCATGGTGTGGATCGCCTTGTTAAAAATATAAAAGATTTCATTGGGGATAAAAATGTTGTTGTTATTGGTTCAGTTGATTTTTCTCATGATTTATCCCTAGAAAATGCAAATCAAAAAGACCGAATAACCAAAGAAATTATTAGAAATAAAAGTTATAAAAGGCTCTTTACCTTAAATAACGACCATATAGATTCTCCAACGACGGCCTATTTGACAATTATGCTTTTAAGAGAGATGGGTTACGAACATCAAGACTTATTGAGTGAAAGTAATGCTGCTCTCATTTTGAATCGTCCTAGCATGAAAGCAACAACCAGTTATTTGGTATATGGCTATAAAAAAAGCGAAGAGATTCAGTAG
- a CDS encoding Ig-like domain-containing alpha-2-macroglobulin family protein yields MGTKKWIKDNKLGLITGLLAVLVIGGIAYWFVYGRKPIDAPHQEVTEVTENYRIDAMEVKAVEASEQGISVNSPFEIQIEGVINADTLKQVLKVKPDKAFTISEINEQDLTFKLAFDAPLDAGEIVSMVYDQGETPFGFAFQTHKILAVSAVYPAEDKEYVPTNTLIEIYFSKDIEASVEDYIKLTPQAEGRVEVFNNVYRFIPKVNLEPNTKYTLTIEDGYVHNEETLESFETTFTTDYSVQSNQQLISFQNEDLLYLNPDGLQSFKAYSDLYKEGESISIMAYPIKNAVTAISLNGMDPIKAYDYLETNKEITETPISIGGRYDVYDYYQGYVTLGENLSRGYYYLLFEKGDKIGGKLFQVTEYNGYLMADNDQLLVWLQSTGSNALDSVITIDDASIGSTNGAGLSVIPYKAPQNAFKMVKIKTKEAQPLLMPLRTGTYEKQFSEDYWYYAYTDRSVYLPTDLIYLSGFVQHKQGRDIKTVTIKRVIGDKILEEKTVALSKNGDYLTSFEFEDHYGYGFDLQVFIGDQKLTTVYVGISQFEKPTVTMKADIDAEIMMMGDEIVVSGDVQYFEGTPYANPKIALESDWNIILREGLESVQFEGAESGHFEERFTPYLETTTWHPERVNLYARLDTIDNYYDTIPISFTMLPRDMMTILDLEKDEEGGFEMTYNTHKIDIEKYDPEIWDGSNLKGDPIGDVNVEVTVKEIYYEKEFVGQSYDEVMKVTYDRYNYKRIESVVMKTSLATDAQGKIGFHFDQVIDGRDYVVETVTYDQKGRIIKDTLYYGADVFYRDTLAYNQYAYLDSDSSAYGLGEDVQIFLNTDDGRIQGDDQDQMLFIVVKEGIYETYLSDTPSHTLKFEEDMIPTVYVQGVYFDGQYMHAGYNFRKYLQFDTDEREAVIDIQFEQSNYKPGDTVHGVITMKDRDGRPLEGYYNMSVVDEAYFALYEDYKDPRSELYQWHYNTAILGETIATSKFIEATFGAEGGEGGDGSIRSDFKNTAYFNNGTTNERGEANFSFKVPDNLTKWRVTVSGITQDLYAGVSKENLNVTLPYFVTALFADTFLEKDVLGLTLKSTSKNAPLSSEVSYKVNVKNQEGYDWSYEGQGLLNDFMYVPVGSLPLGSLIPGNYTITIEGSIPGHKDRLSKNIQIQKSAQKLSLNHKETVEESTSIKHNGQMVHITMMNPMARERYEMLSRWLYNHVDALEYKATGYMAYLKMKNLGFDVSHLTWLSQKPYYYLPENNLYNSTHSSDGSVITTVDLLQMGWRDVIEKSEVERLKLGLYQKAMSNKTSNVDSMAALYGLALLGEPMLEDVRAAILLPTYNEEPLALLYGIKALTYYGAYQEAIQTLEAFFPSNGQSLGIDYIESDDQNQNKKNALLMAIYSDLNQEQMAGSIYERIKDLEVKGYITASESFYYITHLPTNLLESVVELSINKQKETIRLGYDDVWHRTLTADEAKETVFLPVKGETTMTTTYIGSYQDLEVHQDLGVETRIIEEEAGIKVGDLVTVEHKVTVNQPTSSFEVMDVLPAGLVFVGNVEISSNDVNMLVYNNNEGRFSQFFAYAYHHNAEKLNNYEFVLTYQARAITIGNYGYEPIVVLDTKNQNYSIGEGISVEIIQ; encoded by the coding sequence TAAATTAGGATTGATAACAGGGTTGTTGGCAGTTCTGGTGATTGGTGGCATTGCCTACTGGTTTGTGTATGGAAGAAAACCCATTGATGCACCTCATCAGGAAGTTACAGAGGTGACGGAAAATTATCGCATTGATGCTATGGAGGTAAAAGCCGTTGAAGCATCGGAACAAGGCATATCTGTAAACAGTCCTTTTGAGATTCAAATCGAAGGTGTTATAAATGCTGATACGCTAAAGCAGGTCCTAAAAGTGAAACCGGATAAAGCGTTTACCATTTCAGAGATCAATGAGCAGGATTTAACTTTTAAATTAGCCTTTGATGCACCACTAGATGCCGGAGAAATCGTCAGTATGGTTTATGACCAAGGTGAGACGCCTTTTGGTTTTGCGTTCCAAACCCATAAGATATTAGCCGTAAGTGCAGTATATCCTGCCGAAGATAAAGAATATGTACCGACCAACACACTCATAGAAATTTATTTTTCTAAGGATATAGAGGCTTCTGTAGAAGACTATATAAAATTAACACCACAGGCAGAAGGACGCGTGGAGGTTTTTAATAATGTCTATAGATTCATTCCGAAAGTGAATCTTGAGCCTAATACGAAATATACCTTAACCATAGAGGATGGCTATGTGCATAACGAGGAGACACTTGAGTCTTTTGAAACGACATTTACAACAGATTACAGCGTACAATCAAATCAACAGCTTATCAGTTTTCAGAATGAGGATTTACTATATCTGAATCCGGATGGTCTTCAAAGCTTTAAAGCTTATAGTGATCTGTATAAAGAAGGTGAATCCATATCTATTATGGCATACCCAATTAAAAATGCTGTGACAGCGATAAGCCTAAATGGGATGGACCCAATAAAGGCATACGACTATCTCGAAACCAACAAGGAAATTACAGAGACACCCATATCGATAGGCGGTAGATATGATGTTTATGATTATTATCAAGGCTATGTCACTTTAGGTGAGAATTTAAGTAGGGGTTATTATTATTTACTGTTTGAAAAAGGTGATAAGATAGGTGGTAAGTTGTTTCAAGTGACAGAGTATAATGGTTACTTGATGGCAGACAACGACCAACTGTTGGTGTGGCTACAAAGCACCGGTTCTAATGCGCTTGACAGTGTCATTACCATAGATGATGCTTCAATTGGTTCGACGAATGGGGCAGGATTAAGTGTTATACCTTATAAAGCACCTCAAAATGCATTTAAGATGGTGAAAATAAAGACGAAGGAAGCACAGCCTTTATTAATGCCCTTACGTACGGGTACTTATGAGAAGCAATTTTCTGAAGATTATTGGTATTATGCATATACAGATAGGTCCGTCTATTTACCTACAGACTTGATTTATTTATCTGGGTTTGTTCAACATAAACAAGGTAGGGATATTAAAACGGTTACCATTAAACGGGTCATTGGCGATAAGATTCTTGAAGAAAAAACAGTTGCGCTATCAAAAAACGGAGACTATCTTACCTCTTTTGAGTTTGAGGACCATTACGGTTATGGATTTGATCTGCAAGTATTTATTGGTGATCAGAAGTTGACAACTGTGTATGTTGGCATCAGTCAGTTTGAAAAACCAACAGTAACGATGAAGGCAGATATAGATGCAGAGATAATGATGATGGGGGATGAAATTGTTGTAAGTGGTGATGTACAGTACTTTGAGGGCACACCATACGCAAATCCCAAAATCGCTTTAGAAAGTGACTGGAATATTATTTTGAGAGAGGGACTTGAGAGTGTTCAGTTCGAAGGAGCGGAAAGTGGACATTTTGAGGAAAGATTTACCCCTTATTTGGAAACAACCACATGGCATCCTGAAAGAGTCAACCTATACGCTAGGCTTGATACCATAGACAATTATTATGATACCATACCGATCTCTTTTACCATGCTTCCAAGAGATATGATGACCATCCTTGATCTTGAGAAAGATGAAGAGGGTGGATTTGAGATGACCTATAATACCCATAAAATAGATATAGAAAAGTATGATCCGGAAATATGGGATGGTTCAAATCTTAAGGGTGACCCTATAGGTGATGTGAATGTTGAAGTGACAGTAAAGGAAATCTATTATGAAAAGGAATTTGTAGGTCAGTCCTATGATGAAGTTATGAAAGTGACCTACGATCGCTATAATTATAAGCGTATTGAGTCGGTCGTTATGAAAACCTCTTTGGCAACAGATGCTCAAGGCAAGATAGGATTCCATTTTGATCAAGTAATAGATGGACGTGATTATGTGGTCGAAACCGTAACCTATGACCAAAAAGGACGTATTATCAAAGATACACTTTATTACGGCGCAGATGTATTTTATAGAGATACTTTGGCTTATAATCAGTACGCTTATTTAGATAGTGATAGCTCTGCCTATGGTCTCGGTGAAGATGTTCAGATTTTTCTAAATACGGATGACGGAAGAATACAAGGTGATGATCAGGATCAAATGCTTTTCATCGTGGTTAAAGAGGGTATATACGAAACCTATTTGTCAGATACACCCTCTCATACACTGAAATTTGAAGAGGATATGATACCTACAGTATATGTTCAAGGGGTATATTTTGATGGTCAGTATATGCATGCCGGTTATAATTTTAGAAAGTATTTGCAGTTTGATACAGATGAAAGAGAAGCCGTGATAGATATTCAGTTTGAGCAATCCAATTATAAACCGGGAGATACGGTTCATGGCGTCATCACTATGAAGGATAGAGATGGAAGACCACTAGAAGGCTATTATAATATGAGCGTGGTGGATGAAGCTTATTTTGCATTGTATGAAGATTATAAAGATCCAAGAAGCGAGCTTTACCAGTGGCATTATAACACGGCTATACTAGGAGAAACGATTGCCACATCTAAGTTTATCGAGGCAACCTTTGGTGCAGAAGGCGGTGAAGGTGGTGATGGTAGCATACGGTCTGATTTTAAAAATACGGCTTACTTTAATAATGGAACAACCAATGAGCGTGGTGAAGCTAACTTCTCCTTTAAAGTACCTGACAATCTAACCAAATGGCGCGTGACGGTAAGCGGGATTACCCAAGACTTGTATGCAGGGGTATCGAAGGAAAATCTAAATGTAACCTTACCTTATTTTGTGACAGCTTTATTTGCAGACACTTTTTTAGAAAAAGATGTGCTGGGATTAACCTTAAAGTCGACATCTAAAAATGCTCCCTTAAGTTCAGAGGTTAGCTATAAGGTGAATGTCAAAAATCAAGAAGGGTATGATTGGTCCTATGAGGGCCAAGGTTTGTTAAATGATTTTATGTATGTGCCTGTTGGTTCACTACCCTTAGGCTCATTGATACCGGGGAATTACACCATAACGATAGAAGGGTCTATACCGGGTCATAAGGATCGTTTATCAAAAAACATACAAATCCAAAAGAGTGCACAAAAACTGTCTTTAAATCATAAAGAGACGGTAGAAGAAAGCACAAGTATTAAACATAATGGACAGATGGTTCACATCACTATGATGAACCCAATGGCTAGAGAACGTTACGAGATGTTATCAAGATGGTTATATAATCATGTGGATGCTCTAGAGTACAAGGCAACAGGCTATATGGCATATCTCAAAATGAAAAATCTAGGGTTTGATGTTAGTCATCTTACATGGCTCAGTCAGAAGCCTTATTATTACTTGCCTGAAAACAATCTCTATAATTCGACCCATTCAAGTGATGGGAGTGTTATAACTACCGTGGACTTGTTACAAATGGGATGGCGCGATGTTATTGAAAAAAGTGAAGTAGAAAGACTGAAGCTTGGATTATATCAAAAAGCGATGAGCAATAAGACCAGCAATGTTGACTCTATGGCAGCTTTATATGGTCTTGCTTTACTTGGTGAACCGATGTTAGAAGATGTAAGAGCAGCAATATTGCTGCCAACTTACAATGAAGAGCCTTTAGCCTTGCTCTACGGTATCAAAGCTTTAACGTATTATGGCGCATATCAGGAAGCCATACAAACATTAGAAGCGTTTTTCCCTTCAAATGGTCAAAGTCTTGGGATAGACTATATTGAATCGGATGATCAGAATCAAAATAAGAAAAACGCTCTGTTAATGGCCATATATTCGGACTTAAATCAAGAACAAATGGCCGGTTCTATATATGAGAGAATTAAAGATTTGGAAGTGAAAGGTTATATCACAGCCAGTGAAAGCTTTTATTATATCACCCATTTACCAACCAACTTGCTTGAGAGTGTTGTAGAACTAAGTATAAACAAACAAAAAGAAACAATAAGACTAGGTTATGACGATGTATGGCATCGGACATTAACCGCCGATGAAGCGAAGGAGACAGTGTTTTTACCGGTTAAAGGGGAAACGACCATGACAACCACCTATATCGGATCTTATCAAGACCTAGAAGTTCATCAAGACCTAGGCGTTGAGACCAGAATTATTGAAGAAGAAGCGGGCATAAAAGTGGGTGACTTAGTAACTGTTGAGCACAAGGTTACAGTCAATCAACCTACAAGTAGCTTTGAGGTTATGGATGTTTTACCTGCTGGCTTAGTATTTGTCGGTAATGTAGAGATTTCTTCGAATGATGTAAATATGCTGGTATATAATAACAATGAAGGAAGATTCTCACAGTTTTTTGCGTATGCTTATCATCATAATGCAGAAAAGCTAAACAATTATGAATTTGTGCTCACCTACCAAGCACGGGCGATTACTATTGGCAATTATGGTTATGAGCCAATTGTCGTACTTGATACGAAAAATCAAAATTATTCAATAGGAGAAGGGATAAGCGTTGAAATTATTCAATAG